A stretch of Microbacterium caowuchunii DNA encodes these proteins:
- a CDS encoding CoA-acylating methylmalonate-semialdehyde dehydrogenase has protein sequence MRRRTPTAVKEEGETVTEILDHWVGGAAWQGASTRTAPVYNPALGAVQKEVRLAGTADVDAAVAATAAAWPAWRDTSIAKRTSVLFAFRELLNARKDELAAILTAEHGKVLSDALGEIARGLEVVDFACGVGHLTKGTYSENVSSGVDVYTVRQPIGVVGVISPFNFPAMVPMWFFPIALAAGNAVVLKPSEKDPTASIWMAQLLREAGLPDGVFTVVNGDKEAVDALLVHPDIRSISFVGSTPIAQYIYQTAATHGKRVQALGGAKNHMLVLPDADLDLAADAAVNAGFGSAGERCMAVSVVLATEQIADALVEKITERMATLRTGDGTRGCDMGPLITREHRDKVAGYLDVAASDGATVVVDGRGVEVDGDADGFWLGPTLIDRVPLDSAVYTDEIFGPVLSIVRVEGYQDGLDIINRGRYGNGTAIFTNDGGAARRFQREVQVGMVGVNVPIPVPVAYHSFGGWKASLFGDAKAYGPQGFEFFSQEKAITSRWLDPSHGGLNLGFPQNA, from the coding sequence ATGCGCCGCCGCACCCCGACAGCCGTGAAGGAAGAAGGAGAGACCGTGACCGAGATCCTCGACCATTGGGTCGGCGGGGCCGCCTGGCAGGGCGCGTCCACCCGCACCGCACCGGTGTACAACCCGGCGCTCGGAGCCGTGCAGAAGGAGGTGCGACTGGCCGGTACCGCGGATGTGGACGCCGCCGTGGCCGCGACCGCCGCCGCGTGGCCGGCGTGGCGGGACACCTCCATCGCCAAGCGGACCTCCGTGCTGTTCGCCTTCCGCGAGCTGCTGAACGCACGCAAGGACGAGCTCGCCGCCATCCTGACCGCGGAACACGGCAAGGTGCTCTCCGACGCCCTCGGCGAGATCGCACGCGGGCTCGAGGTCGTCGACTTCGCCTGCGGCGTCGGCCACCTCACCAAGGGCACCTACTCCGAGAACGTCTCCAGCGGCGTCGACGTCTACACCGTGCGTCAGCCGATCGGCGTCGTCGGCGTGATCAGCCCGTTCAACTTCCCCGCGATGGTACCGATGTGGTTCTTCCCCATCGCGCTCGCCGCGGGGAACGCCGTCGTGCTCAAGCCCAGCGAGAAAGACCCGACGGCATCCATCTGGATGGCGCAGCTGCTGCGCGAGGCGGGCCTCCCCGACGGGGTGTTCACCGTGGTCAACGGCGACAAGGAGGCGGTCGACGCGCTGCTCGTACATCCCGACATCCGGTCGATCTCGTTCGTCGGCTCCACTCCCATCGCGCAGTACATCTACCAGACCGCCGCGACGCACGGGAAGCGGGTGCAGGCGCTCGGCGGGGCGAAGAACCACATGCTCGTCCTCCCGGACGCAGACCTCGACCTCGCCGCCGACGCGGCCGTCAACGCCGGGTTCGGATCCGCCGGCGAGCGCTGCATGGCCGTGTCCGTCGTGCTCGCGACGGAGCAGATCGCGGACGCACTCGTGGAGAAGATCACCGAGCGCATGGCGACCCTGCGCACCGGCGACGGAACGCGCGGCTGCGACATGGGACCGCTGATCACCCGCGAGCACCGCGACAAGGTCGCCGGGTACCTGGACGTCGCCGCATCCGACGGGGCAACCGTGGTCGTGGACGGCCGGGGGGTGGAGGTCGACGGCGACGCCGACGGGTTCTGGCTCGGTCCCACGCTCATCGACCGGGTACCGCTGGATTCCGCCGTGTACACGGACGAGATCTTCGGTCCGGTCCTCTCGATCGTGCGGGTGGAGGGCTATCAGGACGGCCTCGACATCATCAACCGGGGCCGGTACGGCAACGGCACCGCCATCTTCACCAACGACGGCGGCGCAGCCCGGCGGTTCCAGCGCGAGGTCCAGGTGGGGATGGTGGGCGTCAACGTCCCCATCCCGGTGCCCGTCGCCTACCACTCGTTCGGCGGCTGGAAGGCGTCGCTCTTCGGCGACGCGAAGGCCTACGGGCCCCAGGGGTTCGAGTTCTTCTCCCAGGAGAAGGCGATCACCTCGCGGTGGCTGGATCCCTCGCACGGCGGCCTGAACCTGGGGTTCCCGCAGAACGCCTGA